Proteins encoded within one genomic window of Esox lucius isolate fEsoLuc1 chromosome 12, fEsoLuc1.pri, whole genome shotgun sequence:
- the rpl10a gene encoding 60S ribosomal protein L10a — MSKVSRDTLYEGVREVLQGSLAKPRKFVETVELQISLKNYDPQKDKRFSGTVRLKTLPRPKFSVCILGDQQHCDEAKAAALPHMDIEALKKLNKNKKLVKKLSKKYDAFLASESLIKQIPRILGPGLNKAGKFPSLLTHNENLTTKVDEVKSTIKFQMKKVLCLAVAVGHIKMTEEELVYNIHLAINFLVSLLKKNWQNVRALYIKSTMGKPQRLY, encoded by the exons ATGAG TAAGGTTTCCAGAGACACCTTGTATGAGGGTGTCAGAGAGGTCCTGCAGGGCTCGCTGGCAAAGCCCCGAAA GTTTGTGGAGACGGTGGAACTGCAGATCAGCCTGAAGAACTACGATCCGCAGAAGGACAAGCGTTTCTCTGGCACCGTCAG GTTGAAAACCCTCCCCAGGCCAAAGTTCTCTGTTTGTATCCTGGGTGACCAGCAGCACTGTGACGAGGCCAAGGCTGCTGCCCTGCCCCACATGGACATCGAGGCGCTGAAGAAACTGAATAAGAACAAGAAACTTGTCAAGAAACTCT CCAAGAAGTATGACGCATTCCTGGCATCTGAGTCTCTGATCAAGCAGATCCCTCGTATCCTTGGGCCGGGCCTCAACAAGGCCGGCAAGTTCCCCTCACTGCTCACGCACAACGAGAATCTCACCACCAAGGTGGATGAGGTCAAGTCCACCATCAAGTTCCAGATGAAGAAG GTGCTCTGTCTGGCCGTGGCGGTGGGACACATCAAGATGACGGAGGAAGAGCTGGTGTACAACATCCACCTGGCCATCAACTTCCTGGTCTCTCTGCTGAAGAAGAACTGGCAGAACGTCCGTGCCCTCTACATCAAGAGCACCATGGGCAAGCCCCAGAGACTCTACTAG